The DNA region GCCGACCTGCCTGCCTTCCACCTTCACACGCGCTTCGAGGATGTTCGATTCGGTCTTGTGCGGCTTGAGCGTAACCAGCGGCGTCGCCACGATCACTTCCGTACTGCTGGAAATAATGGTGGCGGTCGAGTTCACCCGCTCGCCTTCATTGACCGCGACCCGCAGCACCAGCGTGGCGGTCTGACCGGTCTGCACGTACATGCGCTCGGGGAAAAATCCCATGCCCGATTCGGGTAGTTCGATTTGCCTTCGCTCGCCGTCGCGTTGGTCGCGCAGTTCTGTCACAGCAATAGTGTTCAACTCGTGCAGGGCACGGTCGAGTTTCTGGCGCAGTTTTTTATCCAGCTTGGTTTGCTCATCGTGGATGGCGTGCTCGCGTTCCTCCTGCACCAGCGGTTCGAGTTTTGCCTCCACCGCCAGTTTCAACGCCTTCGCGAACGGATGAGTCCAATTGATGCCGTCGCGCGTGGCGGTCAGCACCGGCTCATCGTTCTTCAACAAGTCATGCAGATAATCGCACGTGATCGAGCCGTAGAAATAGCCCGCGTACGGGTCGTTCTCGAACTTGAGCATCGTCAATGAAATGACGATGTCGCGGCTGATGACCAGCAAGCCGCCGTCGGCGTAGTCACCCTCCTCCCCGCGCGTGGACAATTGGATATTCGAACGATAGACGTCCAATTTCGCCTCGGCGGGATAGCCTTCGACCGGCAGCGTCTCCTCCAGAACCTTTTCGCCCAACGGCGACTTATAGCTGAGCTCGTGTTCCTGCCGAAGCTTTCCATCCGATGCGATATCCCGCAAAATGATCTTGCGGTTCGGGTTGCTCATGATGGGACGCAGTTCGAAATGTCTCTGCAAATAATTGCGCAGATTGTTGTACTGCGGCATCTTGACATCTTCGCGCGAGACGATGATCTCGATCACGGTCCCGTTGCCTTGTGGAATGCCATACTTCTCACGCAGATCCACCGTCGCGCGGATGGGGTCATCCAGATCGAACGTCGGCACGCCTTTTTTTAGCAATAGGGAGCAAGAATAAAAGTTCGCCCCTTTGAACGAACGCACATGTCCGTATCCCAACCCGAAGATGGAATCCTTCAATCCGCGCCCCCACATGCCGCGCACGCGCTGATCTTCCTTCAAGCCGCTGGTCGCTTCGCCATACGTCCCCACCACCCGGTCCATGCGGCGGTCGGTCATGCCCTCGGCAAAGTCACGCACGCGGATGACCGAATTCTTGTGCTTCCTCTGTACTTCGATGACCATCTCGCCGCTTGCAACTCCGCCCGCCTGCTCCAGCCTTGAATAACTGTCGTTCGCATTGGTGAGTATCTCCACCAGCGCGCGCATCACGTCCTTGCGAATCGCCTGGTCCGCCTGCTGGATCGCCACGCGGTCGGCGTACTGCAACTTTCTACTGCTTACCATATAAACCTTTTATTTCTTCCTGGCAGGCGTTTTCGCCTGTGTTTTCAATAACGGCGCAAAACTTCCCTCTGCAAAATCGAGAAAACTGATCAAGTCCGCGCGGTTGTGGATGTCCGCATAGCGTTTGAACAGATCCACGTTCCGCTTCAACGTCTCCGACGACGACTCCATCGTGGCGAAGAGCATATTCCTGAAATCGAACTCGCTGATCCGCACCTTCGTGCCCAGTTTTTTATACTGCCGATACGCATCCGACCGCTCGACCATCTGGATGACCCTGCCCGCCTTGATCTTCTCTTCCTTCGACACTTCGACAACGACGGGCTTCTCTTCCCCTTTTGCCTGCGGCTGGATTGTCTTCTGCACCGGCTTCTTCTTGACGACGAGCTTCGCTTCTTCCTTCGCCTCTGCCTGTATCAGCAGCGGAAGCTGGGTCGCCGCCTGAGCCTTTTTCACCGCCGTCTTGGCGGGAGCCTTTTCCCCTCTCCGGGCAGGCGCTTTCTTCGGCGCGGGCTTGGAAACCGTTTTCTTTGGCTGTGCTTTTGGCTTAGCTACGGTCTTCTTTGTCAGAGCCGCCTCTTTCTTGACAGTCACCTTTCTGCGAACCACCTTCTTAGCCTTCGGCTTTGGAGTCGGGCGGCTTGCCGCCGTCGTCGCGGGAGTAAGTTCCTTGACTCCAGATTTTTCCACTGGCTTGGTCTTTTTTGCTCCAGCCTTCTTTACTGCTTTCTTCTCGACCTTTTTCGCCTGTTTCTTCTTTTTCACAGGCGCAGGCTTGACCTGCTTTTTGGCAACCGTCTCCGGTCTACTGTCCACCGTCTTCTTCTCCACCTTGGGCTGCATCGGGAAGGGAATCCGCATCGCTTTGGCGGCTTGTCTCGCCAGTTTGCGTCCGGCAGGGCGCAGAACATACCCCTCGGCGGCGGTCTCTTTGACGTAGTTCTTTTCCTTGGCATACTTCAACGCCTGCGCCACATGCGCCGAGTCGGGCCAGTAGAAATAATTCTTCAGCGAAAAACGATGCGGGAATAATTTGAAACAGGTGGAAACGATCTCTTCGGCAGTGGCGGGAACGCCGTCCGCGTGGAGGAGTTGAACAGCAAACAGAACCAACTCTCCCGTGGGGAGGGAGGCGTACATATCCTGTGTGATGACGGGCATGGGAGTTCGGTCAGCGGGTTCGCCAGAGGTCATGTCAGTTTGCCTTCGCATGTTGTTATGCAATTATAACAAGTCGCGTCATTGACCTGTGTAACGATACACCGTCACATTGTGCTCGGTATTGAAGTACACCATGATGAACCGTTCCGGCGCGGATTCGATGACGGGCAGGACGCGCTCCCGGATGTAGTCATCCAGTTCGGTGCTGCGCGGAGATTGCAGTCTTGGCGCGATCACAATGTAATCGACGTCTTGATCGGTCAGGAATGCCTCCAAGTTCTGCTGACTCTGCCGCGGGAAGCTGACAGTTTTTCGCCGCGCGTGCGGGTATGCCGGGACAGGCTCATTGACCATGACAATGGCATCGGGCGGCGCGTTGTCTGCCACCCAGCTCGATCCAATGGAAAGGTCGCTCATCTGGTTCATGACGGGGTTGCGCCAGTCTTGCAGATTGCGGGCGAGCAGGATCACGACGATGAATGCGGAGGATGCAAACAGAACGCGGAAGTTCTTTTTTGATAATGCCAGCATGCCATTCAAAAAATAAAAATACAGGAAGGGAATGATGGGAATCAGAAAGCGCGCTTTCACGCTGCCCACGCGCGGATTCCAGAATGCGAGAATGCCAAGCAGGTAAATGACGAGATAGACATCCATGAGTTCGATCGTTTTGCGCGACACCGCTCCCCACATAATGACGGCAAGGATGATGATATTGAGAAGTATCGGGAGTGTCTGCAAACCATAATTGCCGAAAAATGATGTCAGGCTCGAGCCAAAAACGGGAAACAAAGAGCCTGCCAGCGTTTCATTCAAGTATCCAATTGCATTCGAACTCATCTGCCCGATTTTCTCCGGAATGGATGTGTTGAACACCTGCGATTGATATCCGCTCGAGATCAGTGTGCCGCTGAGCCAGCCCTGCAGGAGTGTTCCGGTAATAAAAACGCCGATTGCGATGCCTGCGTCACGGAAGCGGCGGGTAAACAATAGATAGAGAACGAGCGCGATAAATAGGGAAATCCCAATGGTGCGGATCAACTGGGTGTAAAACACAATGACAGCCAGCAGAATGATGAGTTGGAGCTTTTTCTCTTCCGGCTTGTCCTGCCATATATCGAAACAATAGACCGCCAGCAGGGAGAAGAACAGATACGCGGATTCCGACATAATAGTGACGGATGTGCCGACCAAAAGCGGATTCAACGCTGCCAAGCCGGTCAAGATCTCAAGATATGGGGAGGAAAGCCGCTTTGAGAAAATTTTGTACGCCAGCACAATGGAAGCCAGCGAGAGCGTCAGCGAGAAGAATTTGAGCGCCGAATAATTGCCCGGAAACAGGAACGTCAATGGAGCGAGCAAAAGCGACCAGCCCGGCGGAAAGGCGCGCTCCGCTTGTGGACGCGGGAAGTTGATGAGCTGGTAGCCCTGTCCGCTGGAGAGGCTTTCAGCGAGGATGATGTAATGCGCGTCGTCGTAGGATGTGCCAACCTGCAGGGAATTGAAGCGCAGCAATCCCAGAACGGCGCTGAGGAGGATGAAGAAACAAGCTGAATATTTGAGAATGTTATTTTTTGTCATGCAGGGTTTCAACCGTAAAAACTCGCAGAGCCGGCGCACTGTTCCAAAGGCTAAAAATTTTCAAGAGATAGACTTAATCTTATCAGGTTATGGGGAATGTCAGCCTTGGCAGCTTGCAATACTGCAATGAGTGTGACATAAAAAATGATATTCAACACCTTGTTATTTTTGACACAAAACGTTAAGATGTCATTACTTTTCCGGGGGACATATCCCTGCAAATTGGAAAGAGTGCCTCGGGAAACAACAATTTTAAACAGGAGGATCCTAAAAGATGAGGCGTATTCCACTTTTCGTTCTACTGATAATGATGTTCGTCAATGTTGCGTGCGGTAATTTATCGCCCGAGTCCACCCCCACATTGACCCCAGACCCGCCCACTGCCACCCTGCCACCACCCACTGAAACACCCACAGCCACCCCTACTTCAACTGCCACAGCTACCCCGGACCGCACTGCGACTGCCGCCGTTATAGCAACTCAGGCAGCGGGAGAGGTACAGGAGGAATTTGATGTCTTGTTGGAGGATACGAACATTCCGTACAAGGACGGAAAACTGACCTGGAAACAGTCTGAGAATTTTGAAATCAGCATGAACGGACCAGATGGAAGGTTTCTGCCTTTTGCGAGAAATGTAAAAGGCAAGGATTTTATCCTGAAATCGGATGTAACCTGGAACGCAACCGGGATGCTGGTGTGCGGCGCAATATTCCGTTCCGAATCTAATTTCAAGGATGGCAGGCAGTATACTTTCCTATACCTGCGCCTATCAGGCGCTCCCGCATGGGCAATCGAATATCACGAATTTGGATATTTCAAGAACTCCCCAACGGGCACAAAATTCTCTAGCGCAGTAGATCTGACCAACGGTGCCAAGAATCAATTTGTAATTATTGCTCAAAAAGGAGAATTTACGGTATTCATCAACGGGGTACGGCAGGGCAAGTACTTTGATCACGGCATACAAAGGAGCGACGGCGCATTTGCTTTTGTCGGTTATCAAGACTCCGGAAATGGGACTTGTAAATACGAAAACACAGTGGTTTGGGAACTCCCATAAGGAT from Anaerolineales bacterium includes:
- a CDS encoding phospholipid carrier-dependent glycosyltransferase gives rise to the protein MTKNNILKYSACFFILLSAVLGLLRFNSLQVGTSYDDAHYIILAESLSSGQGYQLINFPRPQAERAFPPGWSLLLAPLTFLFPGNYSALKFFSLTLSLASIVLAYKIFSKRLSSPYLEILTGLAALNPLLVGTSVTIMSESAYLFFSLLAVYCFDIWQDKPEEKKLQLIILLAVIVFYTQLIRTIGISLFIALVLYLLFTRRFRDAGIAIGVFITGTLLQGWLSGTLISSGYQSQVFNTSIPEKIGQMSSNAIGYLNETLAGSLFPVFGSSLTSFFGNYGLQTLPILLNIIILAVIMWGAVSRKTIELMDVYLVIYLLGILAFWNPRVGSVKARFLIPIIPFLYFYFLNGMLALSKKNFRVLFASSAFIVVILLARNLQDWRNPVMNQMSDLSIGSSWVADNAPPDAIVMVNEPVPAYPHARRKTVSFPRQSQQNLEAFLTDQDVDYIVIAPRLQSPRSTELDDYIRERVLPVIESAPERFIMVYFNTEHNVTVYRYTGQ